The Syngnathus scovelli strain Florida chromosome 11, RoL_Ssco_1.2, whole genome shotgun sequence region TTTtaggtcaccatggcaaccgtaCCACGCATCCACGTCCGCCACTCATATACACAAACAGCAACTATCAGAAATACGCCACACACCGTGTCAAATTAATGGAGCTTCAAAGTGAAAGTCAAGGGGGGAACGAAACAACCTGTTATGCAATTAAATGGGCCGAACCATGTGTCTTCGGATTGCAGGTATCTCCTGGCAGCGAGATCTGCGCGACACAGTTCGAAGTTGACAGCCTTCTGATTCAATGTCAACTCATCATTTGTGACAACAAAATCCCGTCTAATCGTTTAATAACGCACAGGACGTATTCATGACCAATATTTCTCGTCATCGTCAAACACGCACTTGAGTTGAATGTGATGTCTTCTATGTAATTCCAAATCTTTACGCATGATGGCGCTAACACCCCGAGTCTGTGTATACTTCAGGCTTTATTTTGCAGTCTTAGCTGTAATGGCAATATTTCACATTATAAAAATAATCATGAAAAACTATTGGAATAAAACGGTAAAAATATGGAATTCATGTTCAGTTAATATTTATACATTCCGTTAGATTACTCTTAAAtccagagaatttttttttatcagactgACAAATATTATCGGCCAAAATATATTGGAAACACCCCTCAACATGATCTACCACAATCAAACAGCAGccacaataaatacataaatataataTTCATTTATTGTTAAATAAAATGCTATCTGAACTTGCCTGTCACGCAAGTATTTTGTATTCTGATGATGGCATATGTGTTTATGCAACTCGTTTTGCATATAATTAGACTGCAGCTGATGAAAAATGTTcagaaaaaattgaataataataataataatagtaataataataatagtaataataataataatgtatatttttattgtaaCCCAAATAACTGTAACGTGGATGAAAGACTTAATACAAGTATCGTAAGTGGATGTGATATACAGGAAGTCGACTTTGCGACAAGAATCGATACATTTCTATACGTCTCGATTTGCCTGTGTAGCTGCAGTCCAATTCGTCCGTCCTTTCATTGGCTGAAATGTGGAACCCTTTTCTCTGATTAGTTAAGGTTGAACCATCCTGAGCTATGATTGGATGGTCTCGCACCAACGCTCTGCATCCTGTTCCCACAGCCAGGACCAGGACCAAGCACGAGAGCGCAGGGAGGGGGTGCTGGAAAGCGCAGCCGGGAAAGCATCACACTTCGAGGATGTGCAGTATCATTTCCCTCATCCGGAAGAGATGTTGACGCGCGACATGTTTGCAGAAACCAAAGCAGCTGCTGGGACCAGCTCTCGATTGTTTTCTTCTTAACGTCCCGTGCAACAAAGCGACGGTCTAAGCCCAAGTGTCACCTTTACCTCGTCCAGGTCAAAGCAGAGGCCACCAGCATGCCCGTCCAGGAACCTGACAGCATCCTAAGCTACCAGGTAAAATAGCGCCGGCTGTCTTGTGCTTTGCATGCGTGACGTGTTGACTGCTAACCTGTATTTGTGCTGCACAACTATCACACTTGAATTTGTCATTTCACACAAATAAGGATGTTTTTTGGGGAACTTTTTATGGACACTTCCTAATTGCTGAATCTTAATTCGGGTCACGTTTAAACCTATTATGTCAAAATGAATGCTCCACGTGATAAGTTGAAGCCGGCTGTGGATGATTAGTTGACATTGTTATTGTGATGTGCAAGCACATGTACTTGAGTCCTTGTGAGCGGTGATATCACATTGCAATACGGTGACGTCATTGACGCTCGTTAATTATGTGCTTCTGCAAAAGTGGGtggcaatgcaaaaaaaaaaaatcccataatGGCTCTTGTCGTGGTATTTGTCAAATTACCCTCAAATGACCTTGACGCCATTCTCTCCCGCCGTCTGCATGTGCGACCAGATTATTAGTCATTACAGCAATGGGAAGTGTTGAAGGGCTTCTTAAGCACACTGCCGCATGGTGCATGTTCTGATGTGTGACGTTTGATCAGAACGTCAGTATGGTGCTGATGTGGATGGCCTGTAAGATGAGGACCAATTGAGTAAACATGTTTGGTCTAATTGATTTTTAGCAGGCTCTCAGTGTGGTCATGCCGTGAATATGATCAATAATGATGTCAACATCAAGCCTGGAGTCAAGAGATGATTAAACTATAGGTGAACTCATTTGTTGGGCTCCCACTGAAATCTGTTTGTGGAGCAattttacaacaacaacaaaaatcacccTCATAATAGAAATCCTGGATTCAACCCAcctatttaattatattttaaagttgtatgaaatattttttaattaataattcTAGCCTAAATTTAACAATATGTTGCTTATTGTGTCAGTGGTTTGTGGTTAAGTAGAACTTACCCAGCATGCTTAGCCttttgtaatatttatttttctgacgAACCATATTTGGTAACATATTCTTCAGTCCAGACTGCTGGGAAGGAGGTAATTTCCCACTGGGAACTTCTCTGAGCCGACCAAAGACTtccaatcaaaacaaaacaacaaacatgGTCGATGCCATCTTTGGGCGTTACAGCTACATTCCGTCAATTGTGCTGAAAACTAAACTTAGAGTAATATAATATTGCAATAATAAAAAGTAAATATAAATGTTTGCTGTTTTGTATGCCGCATTCTGATAAATTATAATGTGACATGATGCCTCATAAATTTGTCCCACTTTTAATTACCTCAGCAATCACAGTTCTTTGCTTCTTTTAAATGAGCTATTTGGCATGTCTCCCAATAAACTTTCATTTTAATCAACTTGATGACAGCGAGCTAGGTTGATGCAACCGGATTGAAATCAAAAGCATTGCTGTCACTTTGGACGATCCCACTAATGACATTCGATTTGTATTCGACACCCTACCCCAACCATGGAGCTTCTTCACCTGCATAACTTAGCATTCATCCAGTCATAAATTCAAAATTCATCACCTTGTCCTTGCAGGAATGAACTCCACAATGATTGCCCAGTCCAGTGAAATCATAAGTCATAGCGGGCCACTAGTCATGTAAAAGTCCATTTTCCTGCAGCTGAGAACACAACAATTTAAGATGTTACGGCATTTTATTATTCCCTGTATTGATTgtctttactttaaaaaaataatattatattGTTATAAAAACATGCTCAGGATCCATAGGCACCAAGTGCGCGAATAACATCTGATTGCTTCTAATTGATATCCTATAAAATGAAGTGTATTTTAACACCCCTCCAACTCTTATTGATGGCTTCAATCCATCACGCAGCCACAAAATCCAACTAAACTAATCTTAGTGGAACTAAAACAATTAGAGGTGGAAGGCCAGCGAGCGAAATGGAACACGAGGCATTGAGCGAGGTGCACACTGTATGACTCATTACGCCCGTGGGCTGAAGCAGACTCGTTACAACGGCAGCTCTCTCCTTTCCTGTTTCATCGTGACATCCTGTCATGTATTGATGAGCGCGAGCCACTGTCACATATCTCTGGTTATCAATCAGtaagtgtgtatttgtgtgtggctGTGGCACGGAGAGGCAGGCCATCATGGCACCAACTTCAATCTGGAAGTGACAGGTCCAGTTGTTTGAGTCAGGATTTGTGTCCCCGCTGTCAAGTCATGGTGCTTCGTTGAGACGAGAGGGCTGGAAGGAGTCCACGGtgatttactttaaaaaaaaaataatgtttgacAAGTGCTTAATTCAACAGGTTCGGACCTGCCAATTAAAGTACAGAAGAGTCAGCCTGTTGCCAAAAGAACTTTTTATAGTACAGTCAGTCCATTTATTTGGTTATCAAGTTAGCTGCTATTCTTGCTTGAATCTCAAAAAGATGCGTAAAAACAAAGTTTAACCGTAATTTTAGGTGTTACTGAGTCGTAATGGAAAAAGTATTTTATGTGCTAGGTTacacaaaatcaaacaaaaaaacagcatcATGGACTTTTGGGGAGAAAATTTCATTAAAATACACCAACTGGAAAGCAAGTTCGGACATGGCACATAAAATATAAAGAGGAGGCTAAATTGTGGGGAGAAAAAAGTGACACAGACTTATAGAAGATTTGTGATGCTTGGTAAAAGTGGTCATAAAAATTTAGATCCATGGTGATGGAAATTTGATGAATAAATCTCCGTTGTTTTTCATCAGCCCAGATATGTAGTTGGTCAcatattggatggatggatggatggatggatggatggatggatggatggatggatggatggatggatggatggatggatggatggatggatggatggatggatggatggatggatggatggatggatggatggatggatggatggatggatggatggatggatggatggatggatggatggacagacagatggacagttggatggacagacagacggatggacatacagacagatggacggacagacagacccaACACGCCTCGTCCCACCACAGTCCTAATGGAGTGAAAAGGAAAACACATTGATTGACCTGCCTAGTCGAGGAGAGTGGGGTGAGTGCGACTGAAATCAGTGCTGCTCTATTTGTCCTGACCAATTCGATGTCTTTCAATGACAAGAACATTGTCACAAATTCACATGTGTGACAAACATGCTTCCGGTCTATTCATTGCATTACAAAAGAATGAACATACACGCAGCAATTGCTAAACGGATTTCACGTTTTAGTACAAATGCATGCATTACATAATTTTACGTTGATCTCTTTCCACTTCCTGTGGCATTTGAAGGAGACGCAAGGACAAGGCAGCCATTTTTGCATCTGGCTGAGAACAGCTTTCACGTAGGAGTGTCTAATCTGCATGGAAAATGAGTTTGCAGAGTCATAAACTTCCCCCAGCTGCGTGTCACTCTAGTTCAGGGCCAAGAGCATCGAAAAGGGTCGCTCGGTTGCCAGGAGATTGAAGCAGGCGGCACAAACACAGGTGCGCCCGTGTTCACAGAGGTACGTGCACTCACCTGCAGAGTGTCTTTGTGAGCCTTTTATTATGCCGAGCACAGATGTGACACACGGGAGCTGAAGGCTGAATGACCAGGAACCATTAACCTGCAAataggaaagaaaaacaaaaacgctCACATGAATATGCAATCAGGCAAAGAGAAAGGACACGGCCGAACAAAAAGATCTAAATGGCAACGTGATCACAGGGCTTTTCACGTGTGTGCATTTGAAGCAAATAAATCCTCCATTGACGATCTGATGCTGCATTGCTATTTGCGGGACAAAGACCTTTCATAGTCTCGCACTGATCATGTTGGCTTGTTTGGTGTTTATGTGTTTGGGAGAGCTCCAAGTTTAATGGCGCCTCCAGCTTGAGCTGCAAACCCACACGCTGCATCGGGCTTTCGCTTCACCAGCCGCAGCTGCAATGACTGATAacgctgcgtgtgtgtgtgtgtgcgtgcgggtgtgtgtgtgtgtgagggagaaAGGGAGTAAAAGATATTCCCATTAGAATAGTGATAACACGATCACAGCCATTTGCCGAGGCTTCACTAATATTTCTCACTTACAAAAACAATCAGTGAAGTTCTTCTGTTGACTCTAGAAGGAATTCTGAATAGAACTTTGAGGCATGCAGATTATGCTTAACATCAACAAATTATATCCTGAGTTGACGTACACCCGGATAGATAAAGCAATCTAGATGTAACTGAAGTTTAGATTTGCAAGACTCCTAAATGCCATTTAAAATTCATTTTATGCATTTTATTTCCGTTTTCAGGAATCGAATGTGTGTGAAATTATCAATTGAAATAATATCGCAGTAAATTACCGTCAGTGACAAACTGAAGCTCATGAAAATCAGCAACCATATTTAATAGCCTGTTTTTTATTCTGTCCTGGCACTTCCACCTCCCACTTTCACATAATACAATATTAAACCAGTGGTTGGCCTCAGCATGGCTTCTTCAAttaaagccttgtttgaacagaCTATTCTCTTGGGATGAACGCATTCCTAGTAAAGACTGAATGAATTGCTGGAGAAaagatggcaaagtgaaaaatcACACATCCAAGTACAGCTAGCTGTCCGTTAGGCTTTTCCATTATTAACTTAGCCATTAACTTTCATTATTGTGACATAATTTGTGTTTTTCCTGACATTAATGAGGGCGTTTTCCATTGAGGTTTAAAGCGGCGTCCTAAATCTTGACATGGAAGCTTCAAATATTCTCATTTCCTCACTAATTCAGACCCACAGACCTCACTAATGACATTTGAGGAAGATATATTGCAAACACAACACCCTGTGAGCTTTGCATTAGCGACTCATTAGCTACTCATTAGCTATGGCTACTCATTAGCTACTCATATCTCATGTTACTTCTTAAAggttatttaactttttttcaatcattatttaaataataaacaaagcTCTCCTGAACCTCCCAGCTCTCAACTATATTCTGAATTTATGGTTTCAAATGAGCTTTTCTATGATTTGTTGCAGCATAGAGTCGCTATAAATAGATCGCATTGTTTTTCTTGTGGTCGGATTGATTTCTAAATTTCTGTGAGAACATGCTGCACTCACATTTGAGAGTTGTATTTGCTCGTGTGTGATCAGATTGAGGAATTGGAGGGCAGCTATGTATCTGCTGTTGTTtacaaatggtgtttttttccgtATCCACAAATTGCATTCTCAGAGAAACTCGGAGTTCGAGTACAATACATTTAGATATTGATTATATGCTTTCACCAAATGGAATAAGGCTCAGTTTGGACATGATGACTTAAAGGATTTTTTCAAAAAGCACTGAGAAACATTATTCTTACCAATGTCTTTGTTGTGTATGTCATCCAGAGGCAGGATGAGGAGGTGGTGATAGACCAAGGTGGGACCAGCTCAGTGCTGAACATCCACTATGAGAAGGAAGAACTTGAAGGTGGGTGTAAAGAAGACTCGATTAGTGCCCGATTAATTCCTATGATTAATTAAAGTATTAAATATTTTAGTCCTTAAGTCATTCCTTCATTTGACCCTTTTAACTTAGCTAGAGCTCCTGAAGGAAATGCTATTCCTTGAAGGAAACGTGTTCTATTCTAATGCTGTTAAAGTGCAACTGGATCATTTCCATTCCAGTGAAACTGACTGCTGCCACCGCGTGTAATGATGTCGACCGTAAATCAAACACAAATGCTGACAATGTATTGTAGCCAGACTTCAGCAAATGCCAAATCAATGCTTATTTATGAACGATATTATTATATGCATGTatctatatatttatttgtaaGATAATAAGCATTGTAATTATTATCTTTGTGAAGTGAGAATTATTGATACAGCTTATATTAGATTTTGTCATGTCATGTATCTGATGGTGTACTTTGCTTCCTTGAGTGTAATAAATATTGAATGAATAACCTCGGTCACCTCCTTTTCAGGCCACAGGACTCTCTTTGTGGGTGTCGGCCTGCCGCGGCAGAGCCATCGACACCACAAAGCTCACAGCTCTCGCCATCGTAAGAAAGACAGGCGGACGGGAAGCATAACAGTGCCACAAAGTGACGGAAACGAGAAGGCGCCTTGTCACGGTACAAACAGGAACACGTCTGGTCCGTGTTGATATCAATGACATCACGCTGAGGTTTTAATGGCTGGTCTGTCATGGTTATCAATACTGttgagcacacacacatgtgcaagcATACACACACGGATGCCCCAAGGTCGAGATTGACAAGCCTGCTAATTAGCAGTTTGCATGCATGATTATGTGTACAACTACACACTCTCATAAATATGTTTGCACAAAATCTACTCATCTCATTTCCAAGCAAGTAGAATTAAGTAGGAGACATTGCCACTCACATGTTGTCACTTTGTACAGATACGCCATCCCAGCGGGTCCAGTTCATTCTTGGAGCTGAGGAAGATGCCGAGCACGTGGCCCACGAGTTGTTCACCGAGCTCGATGAGATCTGTGTGAAAGATGGCAAAGAtgctgagtggaaggaaacaGCCAGGTCCGTCGTTTCCTCCGGGAGCCATTGGCAACAAAGCGGGCTAATAAAAGCTTCCGGCGGCTCGGCGGAGTTCATGTTTAGAGCCTGCTGGGCCGTTTCTTGATCGAGAAATGCGCAAGTGTTCTCTATCTCACTCTGAGATGCAAGATACACATTTTATATATTAAGCTGTCATTTTGATGTTGACTTTTTTATCAATTCCTAATCTCGGCAATAACCTCATCTGAGATATCGTGTGTCTTGGTGAATCCTAATATTCATAACCGTACGACAATGTCTTCATGTGTCCTCAGGTGGCTAAAGTTTGAGGAAGATGTGGAGGATGGCGGCGAGAGGTGGAGCAAGCCGTACGTGGCTACGTTGTCTCTCCACAGTCTCTTTGAGTTGAGGAGTTGCCTCATCAACGGCAGCGTGTTGCTCGACATGCACGCCGACTGCATTGAGGAGATTGCAGGTGTGTTTTTAGGGGCTTGTTTTTTGGGTGAGTGGGAACATTTGGAAGAAATCAACATTGAGTTTCAGGGAGTAAATTTGGTGATTCGACTTCTAAGGTAGTAAATAAAGCAAAGGGTGAATTGTGTCGTATTTTCACCCACGGTTCGGCTGTCCCCTCGGTGGTCCAATTAGCAGGGCTGATCATACTGGCACTGAAGTCAACACGTCAGCAATGGCCTTGAGATGTGCTCAGACTTAATGTGTAATGTCtcactgtgtgtgtctgtctgacaGTAAAGCAGTTGAGAAAAGTTCACTTAATGACTCAGCATCTCAGAAAGGGCAAAGTGGAAGACAAGGCGATCGGATTAAGGCGTGCTGATGATTGGTTGGACAATAAAAAGATTTAACAATGTCTTAAGAAACGTAACACTCGCAACGGAAATAAAAGGAACCCATCTTTGTTGGAGGATTTATAGGATTCATTAACTCGGTGTGTCCCAGATATGGTCCTGGATCATCAGGAGGCGTCTCATGAGCTGGATGACAGCGTGAGGGTGAAAGTGAGAGAGGCCTTGCTCAAGCGGCACCACCACCAgaatgagaagaagaagaacctcATGCCCATCGTGCGCTCTATCGCGGAGGGGACTCGTAAACAGTCCGAACCCCATCTGACAGGTTTTTATTGGACATTTGATTTTTAGAGTGTCTGCCGCCAAAGATTTTTATGAGCACGGTACTGCTAACAAGTTCATTGAATGCATTTTTGGTGTGTTTCAAAAGATTGTTGAGATGTCAATATGGGCCAAAATTGTCTCATTCTGTTAAAGATGATCTTTTTTCTCATAATTTCTGATTGAAGCCAAATTGACATGGAAAAAGCCTTTGTGGACAAAATGGCTAAAGCATTGCACTAtaaaagttaaaataaaaaatctgtgtCCTTTTCCACTCCACTTGTTGCTCACCCACAGCTGCGTCAACCACATCTCCCCAGCCTGCTCCTGTTGCAGAGCCATCCAAGAACGGCGCAGGACAGGAAGGGCACCAAGTGGACCTCAGCAAGGTAAAATAGCATTTAGACCATATTTAGCTAAACTAATCATGTGGtgctgaaaattaaaaaaatgatgcaAAGAGTTTCAATTGTCTGTTTCTCAGGTGGACCTCCACTTCATGAAAAAGATCCCAGAGGGAGCAGAAGCCTCCAATGTACTGGTGGGAGAGCTGGACTTCCTGGAGAGGCCTATCGTAGCTTTTGTTCGCCTCTCCCCCGCCGTGCTGCTCACGGGTCTCACTGAGGTACCGATCCCTACCAGGTAGAGAGCAACACCTCCTGACACGTTAACAACACAAAGAGTGGATGTGATATAGTGGATGCTGTCAACTCAACCTTTTAGGTTCCTCTTCATTCTCCTGGGCCCAGATGGAAAAGCTCAGCAATACCATGAGATTGGACGCTCGATGGCAACCATTATGACAGATGAGGTAAGATTTAACATCTGATTTCATCTGCCAAGGCTGATGAAATCAAAACATGCTTGCTCTTAGGGTCTCACTCCAATTTCTGGATCTAGTTGGTCATTGCATTGGATCACATTTAAGGGTACTGCATGGCAAAGATTTACTTTACTCTAGTGCTCAACTGTTGCATTTAATGGGAATGAAATCAGATTTGATTGGCCGTGAATGAAGTTGGCTGCAACCACACCCACAGCGGCGCAACCTTCCCTCTCATTTGCATCACTATATCTTGCGATGGCAGACCATCATGTCATGTGGTTTTTACATGTGTGTGGTTCAGATCTTCCATGGGGTAGCCTACAAGGCAAAAGACAGAGGTGACCTCCTTGCTGGGATAGATGAGTTCCTGGACCAGGTGACTGTCTTGCCACCAGGGGAATGGGACCCTTCCATCCGAATTGAGCCACCCAAAACTGTCCCATCTCAGGTATATGCTTTTTCTGCTTTTATATGTCCACCACAAATGCAATGTACTGAAGATAGTTAAACTTGTTTGACTGAAGGAGAAGAGAAAGATGCCGGGTGTCCCTAACGGCACAGCTTACCAAGTCGAGGAAGAACAACACCACGAACACCATGGACCAGAGCTGCAGAGAACTGGAAGGTAAATCCATGTCAATATTATGAGTCACAACTTTAAATCCCTCTTCTAAACAGAGGGTTGGAGATGTTCTGTTCCAGCACGGCCGGTACAAAGCACGTTCCCAAAAGGCATGCTTAGCTAACTCCTTTAGGATCAACTAAAACTAAATGATTCCCTCAGAGACTTTCCAGAACCTTGTTAAAAGTCTTCCTCAAAGAGTCCATCTTTCCCTCTCTGCCTTTGTGATGATCATGTGTCCCATTACTTTTACCCATATAATGTCCTCCAAATATCCAATTCGTATGTCTTAAGAGGTCTGAAATGGAAACTCAGATGATGACGTATGATGAGGTGTAATGTTCTCTCTGAGCACTCTGTTCCCTTTTGTGTTGTGCCCAGGTTGTTTGGTGGTCTGATAATGGACGTGAAAAGGAAGGCTCCCTTCTATCTGAGTGACTACAAAGATGGTCTGAGTCTGCAGTGCGTGGcctccttcctcttcctctacTGTGCCTGCATGTCTCCTGTCATCACCTTCGGAGGGCTGCTCGGAGAGGCTACAGAGGGACGCATCGTAAGGGCCAACAGAATGTCTGCAAAGATTCAAACGTATTTGCTAACGAGATGTATTTTGGATTCCAGAGTGCCATTGAGTCCTTACTTGGTGCATCCATGACTGGCGTCGCCTACTCACTCTTTGCTGGCCAGCCTCTCACCATTTTGGGCAGTACTGGACCTGTGTTGGTGTTTGAGAAAATCCTCTTCAAATTCTGCAAGTAAGTAGCAAATAAGTGTCACGCTTCGTCGTGTGCTCTGCCTGACATGTCATGTGACTCTTCAGGGATTACAACCTCTCCTACCTGTCGCTAAGAGCCTGCATCGGCCTGTGGACAGCGCTGTTGTGTCTGTTGCTCGTTGCCACAGACGCCAGCTCTCTGGTGTGCTACATCACTCGCTTCACCGAGGAGGCCTTCGCTGCCCTCATCTGCATCATCTTCATCTACGAGGCCTTGGAGAAGCTGTTCCACCTAGGAGAAATTTACCCCTTCAACGCTCACAGTGATCTGGACAAGCTGACGCTGGCATAGTGAGGAAGACAGTTTGTGGAGGTCTTAACTTGGACTGAGGAGAATTTAGTAGCACACACGACTAATTGCTCCTACTTAGCTTAGCTTTGGGCCAGTTAAATGCCCGAATATGATTGTGATATCAAATAAATTGTACAGGTGAGGCGAGGGGACCTCGGTAAAACACCGGCACCTTGAAAACGTATACCGCCGCTAATAAGTTTATGACTTGCCAATAAATCCCCGCTTTTGTAATGTTTTATTATTGACTCCATGGACCTCCTGTCTTGTAATACAGAAAACAATATTAGTTGAAGAAATATTAGTTTGGAGTCTCTTTTCacattttttgaaaaatagTCGCTTTTTGAAAAGTCACTTTAATATGGTTACCAAAGAAACAAGTCAGCAACACTGATGATGCAGAAACTAAAGAAAGCGTGACTTGTGTAATTTAATAATTTTTAGAAGTGGTTAACTGTCACTTTTAAGCCGCAGGGGGAATAATGTACATATAATTCTTATCATTATTGTGCTCTTTCTGACTTTAGCTGCCAGTGTACTGAGCCTGAGAGTCCCAGCAATAAAACTTTGAAACTGTGGAGCGAGAGAAACATCACAGCTTCTTCTGTTCCTTGGGCCAATCTCACCGTCAAGGTAACCAAATCATTTGTTCCTGCCTGTTTGCATTTGTTAACTAGCAACGGGTCCCTTCCTCTTCTCTCAAGCGGCTAATCTCTCTCTCTGGAGGTTAACTCTGATAAGGACATTTCATCGATTAGCTTTTCTTCACTGAGCACAACCATATAAGTTGTCCTCCAGCCACTCATTCACTCTCAGGGGCAACTCGGTTCTGGAAAAAGTCAAATCACCTGAGAGCAACCTGTCCTTTTTCTCCAGGAATGTGTGAGTCTGCAGGGGCACTTTGTCGGAACGTCGTGTGGCCATCATGGCCCCTACACCCCGGATGTCCTCTTCTGGTCCGTCATCTTGTTCTTCTCCACTTTCTTCATGTCAGCATTCCTCAAACAGTTCAAAACCAGTCGCTACTTCCCCACCAAGGTAATTCGCAAAAAGGTGGTAGAGCTTGTGTCAAATTCAAGGCCCATCCTACTAAAAATGTCTTTAGATTATATTTATCAGACTCAGGCACACATAGGCAATTCTTTAAATTGTCTTTCCGTATGCAATCAGGTGCGATCCATGATCAGTGACTTTGCCGTCTTCCTCACCATCGTCTTCATGGTATTGCTCGACTACATGGTGGGAGTGCCCTCGCAGAAGTTAAAGGTGCCCAGCAAATTTCAGGTAAATTGGGAAAATGCTCGGATGGGATTATATTTGCATCTCGTGAACGTGTTCTTAAATCAGCCCACCAGAGATGACAGAGGATGGTTGATCAACCCGATCGGACGTAACCCCTGGTGGACCCCCCTGGCAGCCTCGATCCCGGCTCTTCTCTGCACCATCCTCATCTTCATGGACCAACAAATAACTGCTGTCATCATCAACCGGAAAGAGCACAAACTGCTGGTAATTAAACT contains the following coding sequences:
- the slc4a8 gene encoding electroneutral sodium bicarbonate exchanger 1, producing the protein MPVQEPDSILSYQRQDEEVVIDQGGTSSVLNIHYEKEELEGHRTLFVGVGLPRQSHRHHKAHSSRHRKKDRRTGSITVPQSDGNEKAPCHDTPSQRVQFILGAEEDAEHVAHELFTELDEICVKDGKDAEWKETARWLKFEEDVEDGGERWSKPYVATLSLHSLFELRSCLINGSVLLDMHADCIEEIADMVLDHQEASHELDDSVRVKVREALLKRHHHQNEKKKNLMPIVRSIAEGTRKQSEPHLTAASTTSPQPAPVAEPSKNGAGQEGHQVDLSKVDLHFMKKIPEGAEASNVLVGELDFLERPIVAFVRLSPAVLLTGLTEVPIPTRFLFILLGPDGKAQQYHEIGRSMATIMTDEIFHGVAYKAKDRGDLLAGIDEFLDQVTVLPPGEWDPSIRIEPPKTVPSQEKRKMPGVPNGTAYQVEEEQHHEHHGPELQRTGRLFGGLIMDVKRKAPFYLSDYKDGLSLQCVASFLFLYCACMSPVITFGGLLGEATEGRISAIESLLGASMTGVAYSLFAGQPLTILGSTGPVLVFEKILFKFCKDYNLSYLSLRACIGLWTALLCLLLVATDASSLVCYITRFTEEAFAALICIIFIYEALEKLFHLGEIYPFNAHSDLDKLTLAYCQCTEPESPSNKTLKLWSERNITASSVPWANLTVKECVSLQGHFVGTSCGHHGPYTPDVLFWSVILFFSTFFMSAFLKQFKTSRYFPTKVRSMISDFAVFLTIVFMVLLDYMVGVPSQKLKVPSKFQPTRDDRGWLINPIGRNPWWTPLAASIPALLCTILIFMDQQITAVIINRKEHKLLKGCGYHLDLLMVGIMLAVCSIMGLPWFVAATVLSISHVNSLKLESESSAPGEQPRFLGIREQRLTGLVIFLLMGCSVFMTGALQFIPMPVLYGVFLYMGASSLKGIQFFDRLMLFGMPAKHQPDFIYLRHVPLRKVHLFTLTQLTCLVLLWVIKTSPAAIVFPMMVLALVFIRKLLDLCFSNRELSYLDDLMPEWKKKNLDDASKKIEEESQVMLSTKSEDTPIVHIPLESSRPAQASKAHDPRCDPSDINISDEMSKTTMWKSLNSNQKDSRPVSAKKD